The following are encoded together in the Triticum dicoccoides isolate Atlit2015 ecotype Zavitan chromosome 6B, WEW_v2.0, whole genome shotgun sequence genome:
- the LOC119323286 gene encoding protein TIC 55, chloroplastic-like, translated as MTPPPPPTTALPRPSLLLAVSSAALKISSAATSPARGVRWQGVGVGRGRRRAVGRCWAAAVEEAGAQEDGVLLPKEGEGSEAAGRYDWREEWYPLYLSKEVPDDAALPLTVFDRQLVLYRDADGVLRCHEDRCPHRLAKLSEGQLVDGKLECLYHGWQFDGQGKCVKIPQLPEGAKIPRNACARNYEVRDSQGVVWVWMSPATPPDAKKLPWFEPYARPGFTDLSTVHELPYDHSILLENLMDPAHVPISHDRTDWTAKREDAQPLAFEVAERTARGFAGHWWRERAPHLRNLLRFEAPCVLTNTLEFVDKDGKEQCFSAQFLCRPAGQGKSMLLVRFGSTARSPLLRVLPKWYFHQNACKVFEQDMGFLSSQNEVLLREKVPTKELYLNLRSSDTWVAEYRRWMDRAGHGMPYYFGHSTISPPPVPAVVEQAPAGAAAGISASFPAKGGFGTQHAPNPTNRYFRHVVHCKGCRDSVNRYTALKKAFVVLAAVAAAAAVLAATRQWKAVLLGAAAVLAAASYACGSVVSLITTNFIRTHRRL; from the exons ATGACGCCTCCTCCGCCTCCCACCACCGCGCTGccacgcccctccctcctcctcgcggtctCCTCCGCCGCGCTCAAGATCTCGTCCGCGGCGACGAGCCCAGCGCGTGGCGTGCGGTGGCAGGGGGTCGGTGTTGGGAGGGGTAGGCGCCGGGCCGTCGGGAGGTgctgggcggcggcggtggaggaggccgGCGCGCAGGAGGACGGCGTGCTGCTCCccaaggagggggaggggagcgagGCGGCCGGGAGGTACGACTGGCGGGAGGAGTGGTACCCGCTGTACCTGTCCAAGGAGGTGCCCGACGACGCGGCGCTCCCGCTCACCGTCTTCGACCGCCAGCTCGTGCTCTACCGCGACGCCGACGGCGTGCTCCGCTGCCACGAGGACCGATGCCCGCACAG GTTAGCCAAGCTGTCAGAAGGGCAGCTCGTCGACGGCAAGCTGGAGTGCCTCTACCATGGCTGGCAGTTCGACGGCCAGGGCAAGTGCGTCAAGATCCCACAG CTGCCTGAGGGCGCCAAGATCCCGCGGAACGCGTGCGCGCGCAACTACGAGGTGCGGGACTCGCAGGGGGTGGTGTGGGTGTGGATGTCGCCGGCGACCCCGCCGGACGCGAAGAAGCTGCCGTGGTTCGAGCCGTACGCGCGGCCGGGGTTCACGGACCTGTCCACGGTGCACGAGCTCCCCTACGACCACTCCATCCTGCTGGAGAACCTCATGGACCCTGCGCACGTGCCCATCTCGCACGACCGCACCGACTGGACGGCCAAGCGGGAGGACGCGCAGCCGCTGGCCTTCGAGGTCGCCGAGCGCACCGCCCGGGGCTTCGCCGGCCACTGGTGGCGGGAGCGCGCGCCGCACCTCCGCAACCTGCTCCGCTTCGAGGCGCCCTGCGTGCTCACCAACACGCTCGAGTTCGTGGACAAGGACGGCAAGGAACAGTGCTTCTCGGCGCAGTTCCTGTGCCGGCCGGCGGGGCAGGGGAAGTCGATGCTGCTCGTCCGGTTCGGGTCGACGGCGAGGTCGCCGCTGCTGAGGGTGCTGCCGAAATGGTACTTCCACCAGAACGCGTGCAAGGTGTTCGAGCAGGACATGGGGTTCCTGTCGTCGCAGAACGAGGTGCTGCTCCGGGAGAAGGTGCCCACCAAGGAGCTCTACCTCAACCTCCGCTCCTCGGACACCTGGGTGGCCGAGTACCGGCGGTGGATGGACAGGGCCGGCCACGGCATGCCATACTACTTCGGCCACAGCACCATCTCGCCGCCGCCCGTGCCGGCAGTCGTGGAGCAGGCGCCGGCGGGGGCCGCCGCGGGCATCTCCGCGTCGTTCCCGGCCAAGGGCGGCTTCGGCACGCAGCACGCGCCCAACCCGACCAACAGGTACTTCCGGCACGTCGTGCACTGCAAGGGGTGCAGGGACAGTGTCAACAGGTACACCGCCCTGAAGAAGGCCTTCGTCGTGCTCGCTGCGGTGGCTGCCGCCGCGGCAGTCTTGGCGGCGACGAGGCAGTGGAAGGCCGTCTTGCTGGGCGCCGCCGCCGTGCTCGCCGCGGCGTCGTATGCGTGTGGCTCCGTGGTTTCTTTGATCACAACCAACTTCATTAGGACACACAGAAGATTGTAA
- the LOC119323287 gene encoding probable serine incorporator — protein sequence MWAASCLASCCAACACEACRTAVGSIGRRSARIAYCGLFALSLLASWVLREVAAPLLQSIPWINHFHKTPDREWFETDAVLRVSLGNFLFFTILAAIMAGIKDQKDPRDKVHHGGWMAKIFCWVVIVFLMFFVPNGVVSFYESISKFGSGLFLLVQVVLLLDFVHGWNENWVAKDEQFWYMALLVVSVVCYIGSFAFSGLLFHWFTPSGQDCGLNMFFIVSTLILVFVFAIVALHPKVNGSLLPASVIGLYCTYLCYSGLSSEPRDYECNGLHNHSKAMSTGSLTLGLCTTILSVVYSAVRAGSSATVLSAPDSPRAGADKPLLPFSKADEEETKDVPKPVTYSYSFFHLIFSLASMYSAMLLTGWSTSVGESGKLVDVGWPSVWVRIATQWATAGLFIWSLVAPLLFPDREF from the exons ATGTGGGCCGCGTCGTgcctggcgtcctgctgcgccgcgTGCGCCTGCGAGGCGTGCCGCACCGCCGTCGGCAGCATCGGCCGCCGCTCCGCGCGGATCGCCTACTGCGGCCTCTTCGCGCTCTCCCTCCTCGCCTCCTGGGTGCTCCGCGAGGTCGCCGCGCCGCTCCTCCAGTCCATCCCAT GGATCAACCACTTCCACAAGACGCCGGACCGCGAGTGGTTCGAGACGGACGCCGTGCTCAGGGTCAGCCTCGGCAACTTCCTCTTCTTCACCATCCTCGCCGCCATCATGGCCGGCATCAAGGACCAGAAGGACCCTCGCGACAAGGTGCACCACGGCGGGTGGATGGCCAAGATCTTCTGCTGGGTCGTCATCGTCTTCCTCATGTTCTTCGTCCCCAACGGGGTTGTCAGCTTCTACG AATCGATTTCCAAGTTTGGATCTGGACTGTTCCTTCTCGTTCAGGTTGTTCTTCTTTTGGACTTCGTGCATGGATGGAATGAGAACTGGGTTGCTAAAGATGAACAGTTCTG GTACATGGCTCTGTTGGTTGTCTCGGTTGTTTGTTATATTGGCTCATTCGCTTTCTCGGGTCTACTCTTTCACTGGTTCACTCCATCGGGACAGGACTGCGGACTCAATATGTTCTTCATTGTCTCCACACTGATTCTTGTTTTTGTATTCGCTATTGTTGCGCTGCACCCAAAG GTCAATGGAAGCTTGTTGCCTGCATCAGTAATAGGCCTTTACTGCACATACCTGTGCTACAGTGGACTCTCCAGTGAGCCAAGGGACTATGAGTGCAACGGGCTTCACAATCACTCGAAAGCTATGTCAACTGGTAGCCTTACGTTGGGATTATGTACCACCATCCTTTCTGTGGTTTACTCTGCTGTTCGTGCTGGCTCTTCTGCAACTGTGCTCTCAGCACCAGACTCACCACGCGCTG GTGCCGACAAGCCACTGCTCCCCTTCAGCAAGGCCGATGAGGAGGAAACCAAGGACGTGCCCAAGCCGGTGACATACTCCTACTCGTTCTTCCACCTCATCTTCTCCCTGGCAAGCATGTACTCGGCGATGCTCCTCACTGGCTGGTCGACCTCGGTCGGTGAGAGTGGAAAGCTTGTTGATGTCGGGTGGCCGTCTGTCTGGGTCAGGATTGCGACCCAGTGGGCAACGGCAGGTCTGTTCATCTGGTCCCTCGTCGCTCCCCTCCTGTTCCCAGACAGGGAGTTCTAG